A window of the Cannabis sativa cultivar Pink pepper isolate KNU-18-1 chromosome X, ASM2916894v1, whole genome shotgun sequence genome harbors these coding sequences:
- the LOC133031700 gene encoding protein PIGMENT DEFECTIVE 338, chloroplastic has product MLNPNQISTQEGESLRNRAHEVLKIRRRRKKMQLLQQPCPHLSTTTFDFVHNSLETLTFRGFSKYPVPKTSSFSITSSVFSRKVPILRSTHLSFCSRNDVFDGFSSTQLSNNKPEEEDKARDSGDYSLLDKPSPLVREDDSDDNESTSEESVVKVDKDEALAPFLKFFTTDGVDKMTENEDEMGVSKERNELDYEDEDGLEEEEKNEEKKVNISYYEPKAGDFVVGVVVSGNENKLDVNIGADFLGTMLTKEVMPLYDKEMEYLLCDPNCDAEEFFVSGKMGIVKYDEANERPTPWKPVVEVGTILFAEVLGRTLSGRPLISTRRLFRRMAWHRVRQIKQLNEPVEVKITEWNTGGLLTRIEGLRGFIPKAELVNRINNFGDLKEKVGQRLHVLVSRINESNNDLILSEKEAWRMLYLREGTLLEGTVEKIFPFGAQISIGHTNRRGLLHISNISQKQITTVSELLAVGEKVKVMVVKSMFPDKISLSTAELESEPGLFITNKERVFSEAAMMAKKYREKLPPYIAAGEFEPLTNDTLFFENEEKMYANWNWFKFERD; this is encoded by the exons ATGTTAAACCCAAACCAAATATCAACTCAAGAGGGAGAGAGTCTGAGGAACAGAGCTCATGAGGTTCTTaagataagaagaagaagaaagaagatgcAACTCCTTCAACAACCATGTCCACACCTCTCTACTACTACTTTCGATTTTGTTCACAACTCACTGGAAACCTTAACTTTTCGTGGTTTTTCCAAATACCCAGTTCCCAAAACCTCATCTTTTTCGATTACAAGCTCAGTTTTTTCTAGGAAAGTTCCAATTTTGAGAAGCACCCACTTGAGTTTTTGCTCTAGAAACGATGTTTTTGATGGTTTCTCGAGTACCCAGTTGTCTAATAATAAGCCAGAAGAAGAGGATAAAGCTAGAGACAGTGGAGATTATAGCTTGCTTGATAAACCATCTCCATTGGTTAGAGAAGATGATAGTGATGATAATGAGTCTACTTCAGAAGAAAGTGTTGTAAAAGTTGATAAAGATGAGGCCTTGGCGccttttttgaagtttttcacAACAGATGGAGTGGACAAAATGACAGAAAATGAAGATGAAATGGGAGTTTCTAAGGAAAGAAATGAGTTGGATTATGAGGATGAGGATGGGCTAGAGGAGGAGGAAAAGAATGAAGAGAAAAAGGTTAATATTTCTTATTATGAGCCTAAAGCTGGTGACTTTGTGGTTGGAGTTGTTGTTTCTGGGAATGAGAATAAGCTTGATGTGAATATTGGGGCAGATTTTTTGGGTACAATGTTGACTAAGGAGGTGATGCCTTTGTATGATAAAGAGATGGAATATTTGTTGTGTGATCCTAATTGTGATGCTGAGGAGTTTTTTGTTAGTGGGAAAATGGGAATTGTGAAATATGATGAAGCTAATGAAAGACCAACACCATGGAAACCAGTTGTTGAAGTTGGTACTATTTTGTTTGCTGAGGTTCTTGGAAGAACACTTAGTGGTCGCCCATTGATCTCAACTAGAAGACTCTTTCGCCGGATGGCTTGGCACAGAGTGAGGCAG ATAAAACAACTGAATGAACCTGTAGAAGTTAAAATCACAGAGTGGAATACTGGAGGCCTTCTAACAAGAATTGAG GGTTTGAGAGGTTTTATTCCCAAAGCTGAATTAGTAAATAGAATAAACAACTTTGGTGACTTGAAAGAAAAA GTGGGACAACGGCTTCATGTGCTCGTTTCTCGAATAAATGAATCCAATAATGATCTGATACTAAGTGAGAAGGAAGCTTGG CGAATGTTATACCTTCGGGAGGGAACCCTTTTGGAAGGGACCGTTGAGAAAATTTTCCCATTTGGAGCTCAAATAAGTATAGGTCATACTAACAGAAG GGGCTTGCTGCATATTTCAAACATAAGCCAGAAACAAATCACGACAGTCAGTGAGTTACTCGCCGTTGGTGAAAAGGTTAAAGTTATGGTGGTGAAGTCAATGTTTCCAGACAAAATATCTCTCAG TACCGCTGAGCTCGAGAGTGAACCTGGCCTCTTTATAACAAACAAAGAG AGGGTGTTTTCTGAGGCTGCAATGATGGCAAAGAAGTACAGAGAAAAACTACCTCCTTATATAGCTGCAGGTGAATTCGAACCACTTACAAAtgacactttatttttcgaaaatgaaGAGAAGATGTATGCAAATTGGAACTGGTTCAAATTTGAAAGGGATTGA
- the LOC133032238 gene encoding uncharacterized protein LOC133032238, with protein sequence MDTLNWSLDLFGLYSVKSAYKLLQQLNVAAAVWDRFEILDLDNANLLVALCWAIWNARNDKVWQDKVMGIEGIVASVTNYLNQWRVAQNSNNELLFTGFILRDGAEQWSAPSVNSIKVNVNAAVFNDSSTYGVGFVARDSSGFFVECGTKLFHGLISPVVAEAIGVQEALSWIKDHSWLHVTLETDCLSVVQVVRYDFFIWQSC encoded by the exons ATGGATACCTTAAATTGGTCGCTTGATCTTTTTGGGTTGTATTCAGTGAAGAGTGCATATAAGCTTCTGCAGCAACTTAATG TTGCAGCAGCTGTGTGGGATCGG TTTGAGATACTTGATTTGGATAATGCAAACTTGCTGGTGGCCTTGTGCTGGGCAATCTGGAATGCTAGGAATGATAAAGTTTGGCAAGATAAAGTTATGGGGATCGAAGGCATCGTTGCATCTGTAACAAACTACCTTAATCAATGGCGTGTTGCTCAGAATTCAAACAATGAGCTGCTGTTCACTGGGTTCATTCTGAGGGATGGGGCTGAGCAATGGAGTGCTCCAAGTGTTAATAGTATTAAGGTGAATGTCAATGCGGCTGTGTTTAATGATTCCTCTACCTATGGAGTTGGTTTTGTGGCGAGAGATTCCAGTGGTTTCTTTGTTGAATGTGGTACAAAGTTGTTTCATGGCTTGATTTCTCCTGTGGTGGCCGAAGCAATTGGAGTCCAGGAGGCATTGAGTTGGATCAAGGATCATTCATGGCTTCATGTGACTTTAGAAACGGATTGCCTTTCAGTTGTTCAAGTTGTCCGTTATGATTTCTTTATTTGGCAAAGTTGTTAG